A genomic window from Peromyscus maniculatus bairdii isolate BWxNUB_F1_BW_parent chromosome 1, HU_Pman_BW_mat_3.1, whole genome shotgun sequence includes:
- the LOC143267138 gene encoding zinc finger CCHC domain-containing protein 3-like has product MATGGRAEEDLQQGRLQMLLPAQPMAQAEEAQGTGEKMGWAQVVKNLAEKKHDFREPWRGVGRGRGAGVRLGSPAGLAAPNPGNFPPAGRGDPRGCTRDPAGYAAEACRMQGAGDANQRRMAEVAAAAAAAAAAAMASPARPIATKDAIAGRPLQDEPPAARPGKGRFLVRICFQGEESACPTRDFVVGALILRSIGMDPGDIYAVIQIPGSREFDVSFRSADKLALFLRIYEEKRELDDCWENFVLLGRSKPSLKTLFILFQNETVDVEDIVTWLKRHCEVLALPMKVTDRFGIWTGEYKCQIELHQGEGGLKHLPGAFFLGTERGYSWYKGQPKTCFKCGSPNHMTGTCTQERCYRCGEEGHKSPYCRKIIMCNLCGKRGHVFAQCPKAAQNSVADPLTGMAGH; this is encoded by the coding sequence ATGGCGACAGgtggcagagcagaggaagatCTGCAGCAGGGCCGCCTGCAGATGCTGCTCCCCGCGCAGCCTATGGCCCAGGCTGAGGAAGCCCAGGGCACAGGAGAGAAGATGGGCTGGGCGCAGGTAGTAAAGAACCTGGCGGAGAAGAAGCACGACTTTCGTGAGCCTTGGCGGGGAGTAGGAAGGGGCAGAGGTGCGGGTGTCAGGCTGGGCAGCCCCGCGGGCCTGGCCGCTCCGAACCCCGGCAACTTCCCACCTGCGGGCCGCGGGGACCCCAGGGGCTGCACTAGAGACCCTGCGGGCTACGCGGCAGAAGCTTGCAGGATGCAGGGAGCCGGAGACGCGAATCAGAGGAGGATGGCCgaggtggcggcggcagcggcagcagcggcagcggcggccaTGGCGTCCCCCGCCAGGCCCATTGCGACCAAAGACGCAATTGCAGGGCGACCACTGCAGGATGAGCCTCCAGCCGCCAGGCCGGGTAAGGGCCGCTTCCTTGTGCGCATCTGTTTCCAGGGAGAAGAGAGTGCCTGTCCGACCCGGGATTTCGTGGTGGGCGCGCTCATCCTGCGCTCCATTGGCATGGATCCTGGGGACATCTATGCTGTCATCCAGATCCCTGGCAGCCGCGAGTTCGATGTGAGCTTCAGATCTGCAGACAAGCTTGCCCTGTTTCTCCGCATCTATGAGGAAAAGCGGGAGCTGGACGACTGCTGGGAGAACTTTGTCCTGTTGGGGCGGAGCAAGCCCAGCTTGAAGACCCTCTTCATCCTCTTCCAGAATGAGACCGTGGATGTGGAGGATATCGTGACCTGGCTCAAGCGCCACTGCGAAGTGCTGGCCTTGCCAATGAAAGTGACTGACAGGTTTGGGATCTGGACTGGGGAGTACAAGTGCCAGATTGAGCTGCACCAGGGGGAGGGCGGGCTGAAGCACCTGCCTGGGGCCTTCTTCTTGGGAACGGAGAGGGGCTACAGTTGGTACAAGGGGCAGCCCAAGACGTGCTTCAAATGTGGTTCTCCGAACCACATGACCGGCACCTGCACGCAGGAGAGGTGTTACAGGTGTGGAGAAGAGGGCCACAAGAGCCCTTACTGCCGGAAGATCATCATGTGCAACCTCTGTGGCAAGAGAGGACACGTGTTTGCCCAGTGTCCCAAAGCAGCTCAAAATTCCGTGGCAGATCCCCTCACAGGCATGGCGGGGCACTGA
- the LOC102911476 gene encoding zinc finger CCHC domain-containing protein 3-like: MATGGRAEEDLQQGRLQMLLPAQPMAQAEEAQGTGEKMGWAQVVKNLAEKKHDFREPWRGVGRGRGAGVRLGSPAGLAAPNPGNFPPAGRGDPRGCTRDPAGYAAEACRMQGAGDANQRRMAEVAAAAAAAAAAAMASPARPIATKDAIAGRPLQDEPPAARPGKGRFLVRICFQGEESACPTRDFVVGALILRSIGMDPGDIYAVIQIPGSREFDVSFRSADKLALFLRIYEEKRELDDCWENFVLLGRSKPSLKTLFILFQNETVDVEDIVTWLKRHCEVLALPMKVTDRFGIWTGEYKCQIELHQGEGGLKHLPGAFFLGTERGYSWYKGQPKTCFKCGSPNHMTGTCTQERCYRCGEEGHKSPYCRKIIMCNLCGKRGHVFAQCPKAAQNSVADHLTGMAGH, encoded by the coding sequence ATGGCGACAGgtggcagagcagaggaagatCTGCAGCAGGGCCGCCTGCAGATGCTGCTCCCCGCGCAGCCTATGGCCCAGGCTGAGGAAGCCCAGGGCACAGGAGAGAAGATGGGCTGGGCGCAGGTAGTAAAGAACCTGGCGGAGAAGAAGCACGACTTTCGTGAGCCTTGGCGGGGAGTAGGAAGGGGCAGAGGTGCGGGTGTCAGGCTGGGCAGCCCCGCGGGCCTGGCCGCTCCGAACCCCGGCAACTTCCCACCTGCGGGCCGCGGGGACCCCAGGGGCTGCACTAGAGACCCTGCGGGCTACGCGGCAGAAGCTTGCAGGATGCAGGGAGCCGGAGACGCGAATCAGAGGAGGATGGCCgaggtggcggcggcagcggcagcagcggcagcggcggccaTGGCGTCCCCCGCCAGGCCCATTGCGACCAAAGACGCAATTGCAGGGCGACCACTGCAGGATGAGCCTCCAGCCGCCAGGCCGGGTAAGGGCCGCTTCCTTGTGCGCATCTGTTTCCAGGGAGAAGAGAGTGCCTGTCCGACCCGGGATTTCGTGGTGGGCGCGCTCATCCTGCGCTCCATTGGCATGGATCCTGGGGACATCTATGCTGTCATCCAGATCCCTGGCAGCCGCGAGTTCGATGTGAGCTTCAGATCTGCAGACAAGCTTGCCCTGTTTCTCCGCATCTATGAGGAAAAGCGGGAGCTGGACGACTGCTGGGAGAACTTTGTCCTGTTGGGGCGGAGCAAGCCCAGCTTGAAGACCCTCTTCATCCTCTTCCAGAATGAGACCGTGGATGTGGAGGATATCGTGACCTGGCTCAAGCGCCACTGCGAAGTGCTGGCCTTGCCAATGAAAGTGACTGACAGGTTTGGGATCTGGACTGGGGAGTACAAGTGCCAGATTGAGCTGCACCAGGGGGAGGGCGGGCTGAAGCACCTGCCTGGGGCCTTCTTCTTGGGAACGGAGAGGGGCTACAGTTGGTACAAGGGGCAGCCCAAGACGTGCTTCAAATGTGGTTCTCCGAACCACATGACCGGCACCTGCACGCAGGAGAGGTGTTACAGGTGTGGAGAAGAGGGCCACAAGAGCCCTTACTGCCGGAAGATCATCATGTGCAACCTCTGTGGCAAGAGAGGACACGTGTTTGCCCAGTGTCCCAAAGCAGCTCAAAATTCCGTGGCAGATCACCTCACAGGCATGGCGGGGCACTGA